A stretch of the Vigna radiata var. radiata cultivar VC1973A chromosome 7, Vradiata_ver6, whole genome shotgun sequence genome encodes the following:
- the LOC106766885 gene encoding mitochondrial arginine transporter BAC1 isoform X1, whose product MEEISSSGYKEYVAGCLAGVAAVASGHPFDTVKVMLQKHNAEAHMIQYRNGLHCTARILKTEGIKGLYRGATSSFVGMAVEGSLFFGIYSQTKMYLQGGVQSGEPRPQVIIPSAAYSGAIISFVLGPTELIKCRMQIQGTDSLVPKSSRYSSPLDCALKTVETEGVKGIFRGGCTTLLRESIGNAVFMSVYEYVRHQMHSNIKVSSSNYSNLVDIGIGIAAGGLGGVGFWLTVLPLDVAKTLIQTNPDKNCPRNPFRVLSSVYQRAGLKGCYAGLGPTISRAFPANAATIVAWELALKMLSIRRD is encoded by the exons ATGGAGGAGATTTCAAGTTCAGGGTACAAGGAATATGTTGCTGGCTGTCTCGCTGGTGTTGCCGCTGTAGCCTCTGGCCACCCCTTTGACACCGTCAAG GTGATGCTGCAAAAGCACAATGCAGAAGCACATATGATTCAGTACAGAAATGGATTACATTGCACTGCTAGGATATTAAAGACAGAAGGA ATCAAAGGACTTTATAGAGGAGCAACATCATCTTTTGTTGGGATGGCAGTAGAAGGATCActattttttggtatttattCCCAGACAAAAATGTACCTTCAG GGGGGAGTTCAAAGTGGGGAACCACGGCCGCAAGTAATAATACCGTCTGCAGCTTATAGTGGTGCCATCATCAGTTTTGTGTTAGGTCCAACAGAGCTGATAAAG TGTAGGATGCAGATACAAGGCACCGACTCTTTGGTTCCCAAGTCCAGTAGATACAGTAGTCCCCTTGATTGTGCTCTTAAAACAGTAGAAACTGAAGGG GTGAAAGGAATTTTTCGTGGAGGTTGTACAACATTGCTTAGAGAATCTATAGGGAATGCTGTCTTTATGAGTGTTTACGAATATGTGCGTCATCAAATGCATTCAAATATCAAAGTTTCTTCATCCAATTACAGCAACCTGGTTGATATTGGAATCGGGATTGCTGCTGGTGGTCTTGGTGGTGTTGGT TTTTGGTTGACGGTTTTGCCTCTTGACGTGGCAAAGACTTTAATTCAGACAAACCCTGACAAAAACTGTCCAAGAAATCCTTTTCGGGTCTTGAGTTCA GTCTACCAAAGGGCTGGATTGAAGGGGTGCTATGCAGGTTTAGGTCCTACTATAAGTCGAGCATTTCCTGCTAATGCTGCAACAATTGTCGCGTGGGAGTTAGCATTGAAAATGCTAAGCATAAGGCGTGACTAA
- the LOC106766885 gene encoding mitochondrial arginine transporter BAC1 isoform X2: protein MIKGLYRGATSSFVGMAVEGSLFFGIYSQTKMYLQGGVQSGEPRPQVIIPSAAYSGAIISFVLGPTELIKCRMQIQGTDSLVPKSSRYSSPLDCALKTVETEGVKGIFRGGCTTLLRESIGNAVFMSVYEYVRHQMHSNIKVSSSNYSNLVDIGIGIAAGGLGGVGFWLTVLPLDVAKTLIQTNPDKNCPRNPFRVLSSVYQRAGLKGCYAGLGPTISRAFPANAATIVAWELALKMLSIRRD from the exons ATG ATCAAAGGACTTTATAGAGGAGCAACATCATCTTTTGTTGGGATGGCAGTAGAAGGATCActattttttggtatttattCCCAGACAAAAATGTACCTTCAG GGGGGAGTTCAAAGTGGGGAACCACGGCCGCAAGTAATAATACCGTCTGCAGCTTATAGTGGTGCCATCATCAGTTTTGTGTTAGGTCCAACAGAGCTGATAAAG TGTAGGATGCAGATACAAGGCACCGACTCTTTGGTTCCCAAGTCCAGTAGATACAGTAGTCCCCTTGATTGTGCTCTTAAAACAGTAGAAACTGAAGGG GTGAAAGGAATTTTTCGTGGAGGTTGTACAACATTGCTTAGAGAATCTATAGGGAATGCTGTCTTTATGAGTGTTTACGAATATGTGCGTCATCAAATGCATTCAAATATCAAAGTTTCTTCATCCAATTACAGCAACCTGGTTGATATTGGAATCGGGATTGCTGCTGGTGGTCTTGGTGGTGTTGGT TTTTGGTTGACGGTTTTGCCTCTTGACGTGGCAAAGACTTTAATTCAGACAAACCCTGACAAAAACTGTCCAAGAAATCCTTTTCGGGTCTTGAGTTCA GTCTACCAAAGGGCTGGATTGAAGGGGTGCTATGCAGGTTTAGGTCCTACTATAAGTCGAGCATTTCCTGCTAATGCTGCAACAATTGTCGCGTGGGAGTTAGCATTGAAAATGCTAAGCATAAGGCGTGACTAA